CTGGTTCTGGTGGACGCCGCCGGTTACAGCAACAAACGCTGGAACGGGCCAGAACTCAACAGAGACCTGGCACTTACGCTGAATCCCTCAACCGTCGCCGGGTTGAAGCAATCAATGAGCATGATTTTTTACAACAAGGCGATGATCACCGATCAGTTTGCCGAAACCGCCTTCGCCGCCAAGCTCAAACGCGGCGATGGGTACACGATCAATGCGTTCATTGATTCCGTTCTGCGCGGCGAAGATTACCTGGACGGCAAAACCAGTGCGATCAAAGCGCCTACGCTGGTCGTCTGGGGCCGCGAAGACGCCTTGACGCCGCTCGGCATCGGTGAAGCCTTCGCCCAGGACATTCCCGGCGCTCAAAAAATTGTCATCGAAAAGTGCGGCCACGTCCCGCAGCTTGAGAAAGCGGCGGAGTTCAATGCGGCGGTGTTGAAGTTTCTGGAAGGCAGTTCAACTG
This region of Acidobacteriota bacterium genomic DNA includes:
- a CDS encoding alpha/beta fold hydrolase; this translates as MKSIFRLFATAAIFVLALSFNAFAQSAAPAQKQVELYGQKIFYVEAGSGPTVILLHGLGGDSTNWAMTVPALASKYHVFVPDQIGFGQSDKPMINYRVATLVEFLDAFYKKLGIEKASLVGNSLGGWTAAAFTIAHPDKVDKLVLVDAAGYSNKRWNGPELNRDLALTLNPSTVAGLKQSMSMIFYNKAMITDQFAETAFAAKLKRGDGYTINAFIDSVLRGEDYLDGKTSAIKAPTLVVWGREDALTPLGIGEAFAQDIPGAQKIVIEKCGHVPQLEKAAEFNAAVLKFLEGSSTAQVKK